In a genomic window of Lycium ferocissimum isolate CSIRO_LF1 chromosome 9, AGI_CSIRO_Lferr_CH_V1, whole genome shotgun sequence:
- the LOC132030415 gene encoding 14 kDa proline-rich protein DC2.15-like: protein MAKFGGASSIALVLTLNILFFNMVSSTYVPCPPPPHHKPHPTPTPSTPSTPSTPSTPSTPSTPSSKGKCPKDTLKLKVCANLLNDLVHLVIGSSPAKTPCCSLIQGLADLDAAVCLCTAIKANVLGINLNVPLSLSLLLNNCGKYAPKNFQCA, encoded by the coding sequence ATGGCTAAGTTCGGTGGTGCATCCTCAATTGCTCTTGTTCTCACATTgaacattcttttcttcaatatGGTTAGTTCCACTTATGTCCCATGCCCACCACCCCCACACCACAAACCCCACCCTACCCCTACCCCCTCTACACCATCTACCCCCTCCACCCCATCAACCCCCTCTACCCCATCAACCCCATCATCAAAGGGTAAGTGCCCGAAGGACACACTAAAGCTAAAAGTGTGTGCCAATTTGTTGAATGACTTAGTGCACCTTGTCATTGGAAGTAGCCCAGCTAAAACACCATGTTGCTCTCTAATTCAAGGACTTGCTGATCTTGATGCTGCTGTTTGCCTTTGCACTGCCATTAAAGCTAATGTGTTGGGAATTAACCTAAATGTTCCACTTTCCCTCAGCTTATTGCTCAACAACTGTGGAAAGTATGCCCCCAAGAACTTCCAATGCGCATAA